The Anolis carolinensis isolate JA03-04 chromosome 1, rAnoCar3.1.pri, whole genome shotgun sequence genome window below encodes:
- the agt gene encoding angiotensinogen — protein MNLGVGFLCFFVCIMTAGCDRVYVHPFYLFSFNNTKGHNCKELEVREQLMKTFIPISIESHLMSESEESLRNRSEEEKKRLGVKFLRDPIHTVGARFYQKLREIYKEDNILVSPIYIYESLLAFYLGASGTTANNLQTLLEFSSPSIDPNCTFKIDGHKVLTALRFIINCPFHSKDTDGLIFSRISCLFSAPDIRLSESFVHHLAFSEANFHVRAVDFSNPAQAAKYIGAFVEDKSTPRSKSLLSDIDPETTLLFATYTQFRAILKGASLLKEPQDFWLNLDTAVSVPMMRMTGTFEHKCDGDPRLSVVRIPVSKSVFLLLLQPANSSDLGKVEKQYSLTPSVPWMQKLSARQIQLTLPQISLKTIYNLQELLEKQKMGDLLGKNATFRLLSNTDMTIGKVTNQQHFELSPSGADEAEAPSEENEATETLKMTLDTPFLLAVYEKESDVLLYFGRVMNPLKGT, from the exons ATGAATCTGGGAGTGGGTTTCCTGTGCTTCTTTGTATGCATTATGACTGCTGGCTGCGATCGGGTGTATGTCCACCCCTTCTACCTGTtttccttcaacaacacaaagggcCACAATTGCAAAGAGTTAGAAGTCAGAGAACAGTTGATGAAGACTTTCATTCCCATCTCAATTGAGTCTCACCTCATGTCAGAATCTGAAGAGAGTCTGAGGAACCGAAGCGAGGAAGAAAAAAAACGTTTAGGAGTGAAGTTCTTGAGAGATCCCATTCATACAGTTGGAGCCCGCTTCTACCAGAAGTTGAGGGAAATCTACAAAGAAGATAACATTTTGGTTTCTCCCATTTATATATATGAGTCTTTGCTGGCCTTCTACTTAGGAGCCTCTGGAACAACAGCTAACAATCTGCAGACTTTGTTGGAATTCAGCTCTCCTTCTATTGACCCAAATTGCACCTTCAAAATTGATGGGCACAAAGTCCTTACAGCTCTGAGGTTCATAATCAATTGTCCCTTCCATTCAAAGGATACAGATGGATTAATCTTCTCCAGGATTTCCTGTCTTTTCTCAGCCCCTGACATCCGTTTATCAGAGTCCTTCGTCCACCACTTGGCCTTTTCTGAAGCTAACTTTCATGTGAGGGCAGTCGATTTTTCAAACCCTGCTCAGGCGGCTAAATATATTGGAGCCTTTGTGGAAGACAAAAGCACACCCAGAAGCAAGAGTTTGCTGTCAGACATTGATCCAGAAACCACCCTGCTGTTTGCAACCTACACTCAGTTCAGAG CTATTTTAAAGGGAGCCTCCCTATTGAAGGAGCCACAAGACTTCTGGCTGAATTTGGACACAGCGGTCTCTGTCCCTATGATGAGAATGACTGGAACCTTTGAGCATAAATGTGATGGTGACCCCAGGCTTTCTGTGGTCAGGATTCCTGTCAGCAAGAGTGTATTTCTGCTGCTTTTGCAACCGGCCAACAGCAGTGACCTGGGCAAAGTTGAAAAGCAATATTCCTTGACACCATCTGTACCCTGGATGCAAAAACTATCAGCAAG ACAAATCCAGCTGACTTTGCCACAGATATCCTTGAAAACTATTTATAATCTTCAGGAACTCCTTGAGAAGCAGAAGATGGGTGACCTGCTTGGAAAGAATGCCACTTTCAGACTGCTAAGCAACACTGACATGACAATTGGCAAG GTAACCAACCAGCAACATTTTGAACTCAGTCCCAGTGGAGCTGATGAAGCTGAAGCTCCCTCTGAAGAAAATGAAGCCACGGAGACACTCAAAATGACCCTGGACACGCCATTCCTCTTAGCAGTGTATGAAAAGGAGTCAGATGTATTACTCTATTTTGGCAGAGTAATGAATCCTCTGAAAGGGACATAA